From a single Cyprinus carpio isolate SPL01 chromosome A3, ASM1834038v1, whole genome shotgun sequence genomic region:
- the LOC122138882 gene encoding uncharacterized protein LOC122138882, giving the protein MSDECRVCLLGLIFLSSLLTGISGVNETHVFISSGENVRLPCNNALHGCNSTTWIYNNRFRHSTAVELIRLGIKKKDTESHERLSLGSDCSLNIRNISTEDYGSYICRQYVNHTQQGPDARVYLHVLHVSSSQTEISAGLSVTLFCQLYSYDGVSCDDWIRSERIQLFWVNQAGVKLTRSDSRYQISSSSDHCIITLNTTLLNEDHNREWRCEVTQRDQLKTSVTYTVKSSAETEVSRIAGSLFRGIVIIVEFAVFAAPTVILLQIICARRAGRKDSQKPEEIEINTIIE; this is encoded by the exons atGTCTGATGAGTGTCGTgtgtgtctgctgggactgatctttctctcttcacttctcacag gtATCAGTGGAGTGAATGAGActcatgtgttcatcagttctggtgaaaatgtccGTCTGCCCTGTAATAATGCTCTTCATGGCTGTAACTCAACTACATGGATCTATAATAACAGATTCAGACATTCAACAGCAGTTGAACTGATTCGTTTAGGGATAaagaagaaagacacagagagtcatgagagactgagtctggggtctgactgctctctgaacatcagGAACATCTCAACAGAAGATTATGGATCTTACATCTGCAGACAATATGTGAATCACACACAACAAGGACCTGATGCTcgtgtttatctgcatgttcttcatg tctcatcctcacagactgagatcagtgcaggtcTCTCTGTGACTCTCTTCTGTCAGTTGTATTCATATGATGGAGTCTCTTGTGATGATTGGATCCGTTCTGAGAGAATTCAGCTGTTCTGGGTGAATCAGGCTGGTGTTAAACTGACGAGatcagactccagatatcagatatcatCCTCATCAGATCACTGTATCATCACTCTGAAtacaacactcctgaatgaagatcacaacagagagtggagatgtgAAGTTACTCAGAGAGATCAACTCAAGACCTCAGTCACATACACTGTCAAGAGTTCAG CAGAAACTGAAGTCAGTAGGATTGCTGGATCATTATTCAGAG GGATTGTGATTATTGTTGAGTTTGCGGTGTTTGCTGCTCCTACTGTGATTCTTCTTCAGATCATCTGTGCAAGAAGAGCTG GGAGGAAGGACTCGCAGAAGCCAGAGGAAATAGAGATTAAtacaataatagaataa